The Motilibacter peucedani DNA window GACCTCGGCGCGGTGCACGTCGTCGGCTGCGCGGCCCACCTGCAGGAGGCCGTGGCGCTGCCCGACGGGCGCTTCGAGCTCTCCGCCCTGGCGACCCGCCGCTTCGTCCTCCACGCCATCGAGCCGGGCGAGGGCGAGCCACGCGGCCCGCGCAGCGGCGCCCGCTGGGCGCAGGGCAGCGTGCGCTGGCTGGCCGACGAGCCGGGCGACGACGCCGACGAGCTCGCCGTGCCGGTCGCCCAGCTGCTCGCCCGCTACGTCGCCGCGCTGCCGGGAAGCATCGCCGGCGGGCTCGACCTGCCGGAGGCGGGCGTCGCGCTCGACGCCGTGGGGGTGTCGTACGCGGTGGCGCGCGCCGTCGTCCTCGCCGTCCACGAGCGGCAGGCCCTGCTCGAGGCGCCCGACGCCGCGGCGCGCCTGCGCCTCGCCCGGCGACTGCTGCGCCGCGAGCACGCGCTGCTCACCGGCGGGCTGCCGAGCCTGCCCGTGTCGCGGGCCGACCTCGCCGGCGAGCCGCTGTCGGTGAACTGAGGGGCGCCGCCGTGTCGGCGCTCGGTAGCCTCCCGCCCGTGGCCAAGCGCGCGACCCCCTCCGCCGGCACGCCCGCGACCGTGGCGCTCAGCGCAGCCGGCGTCGACTGGACCGCCCACCCCTACACCCACGACCCCGCCGCCGAGTCGTTCGGCACGGAGGCCGCCACCGCGCTGGGCGTCGCGCCTGAGCGGGTGCTCAAGACGCTGGTCGCCGACGTCGACGGCGCGCTGGTCGTGGCCGTGGTGCCGGTCAGCGGCACGCTCGACCTCAAGGCACTCGCCTCGGCGGTCGGCGGCAAGCGGGCCGCGATGGCCGATCCCGCCCTCGCGGAGCGCACGACGGGCTACGTCGTCGGCGGCATCAGCCCGCTGGGCCAGCGCAAGCGGCTGCGCACCGTCGTCGACGCCAGCGCGCTGGAGCACGACACCGTGCTCGTCTCGGGCGGCCGGCGCGGTCTCGACGTCGAGCTCTCCCCCGCCGACCTGGTGCGCCTGACGGGCGCGACCACCGCGCCCGTCGGCCGGCCCTAGGGCGCGTCCGGAGGCGGGGACTCGTGGTCGTCGACGCCGAGGCCGACGGTGAGGGCGACCTGGACCACGGTCGCGGCGATCGCCCAGAGCAGCAGCGCGCCGTGGGAGTGGACGTCGAGGCCGACGCGCACGTGGTGGCCGACGTCGTCGGCGCTGAAGCGGTGGGGCCCGAGCAGGTAGCCGACCCGCCACGCGACGAGGGAGCCGAGCAGCCCGCCCACCACGAGACCGGCCAGCCCGTCGAGCCCGCCGGCGCGGCGGGTGCCCGCCACGGCGAAGGTGACGAGGGCGCAGAGCACGCCGCTCACCACCGTGATGCCCATGAACCACGCCTCGGCGCCGAAGTAGGCGCCGGTCGACTCGAACGTGCCGTTGACGGCGCGCGGGCCCGCGACCGTGCCCTCGAGGTGGGGCGCGAGCTGGTTCCAGGCGAAGGCGGCGGCCACTCCTACGAGCGCGCTGCCCGCAGCGGCGCCGAGGGCGGTGGGCACGGAGGACCCGCGACCACCGGTGCCGCCGCGGCGCACGGCGTCGAGCAGCAGAGCGACGCGTGGACGCGGCTGCCGGTGCGCGTACGTCGCCGTTGCGTCAGCCACGAGCCGTCACCCTACGGCGCGCCGACCGGCTTGGCGAGCGGCTCGGGAGCGACTCGCCCGTCCGGCCCTGCCACCCCGTGCCGGGCGCGGACCCTGGCACCTCGTCGGACCCCGCGGCTAGCGTGTCGCCGGACGCCCGCGCCCCCGCGGTCCGGACGCTGACGAAGACGAGGCCGACCATGACGACCCCTGCGACGACGACCACGAGGACGCCTTCGAGCACTCTCCCGCGGTCGAGCGCCCGCCGCACCGCGCTCGCGACCGCCGCCCTCGCCCTGGCTGCGGCGGGCGTGCTCGTGGTGCCGCAGCACAGCGGCGCCGTCACCGCCGAGCCGCGCCTCGAGGTGAGCACGAGCCCGACGCGCAGCGGCGCACTGCCCCTCGCCGGTGCGTCGCTGTGGGGACTGGTCTACGTCACCGTCTCCGGCGTCGCCGGTCCGGCGCAGGTGGCGTTCCGCGTCGACGACACGGGACGCACGCGTACGCCGCTGCGCACCGACTCCGCCGCGCCGTTCGACCTCGTGGGCAGCACGTCCGGCGCCGGCGAGCCGGCGCGCCCGCTCGACGCCGCCTCGCTCGGCACGGGCGTGCACGTGCTGACCGCCGACGTGCGGCTGGGCACGGGACAGCTCAGCGTCCTCGTCGCCCGGTTCAGCGTCGGCCGCGGGCCGGTCGTCTCGCTGGTGCACAGCGCGGGCCGCGACCGGGCGGGCGCGGTGGCGGTGGCCGACGACGTCGTGCGCGGCCCGCTCTACGCGTTCCTCGCCGCCGCGCCGGGCCAGTCGGTGCGGCGCGTGCGGTTCTTCGTCGACGACCCCCACCGCGGCCGCACCCCGGCGCGCGTCGAGGGTTCCGCACCGTGGGACCTCGGCGGCACGAGCACCGACACCCGCTTCGCCGAGCCCGTCGACACGGCCGCCCTGGGGCAGGGCGTCCACACGCTGACCGCGGAGGTGACCGGCGGCGCCGGCACCGTCGTCACGAGCACGAGCTTCACCGTCTCCGGCCCGACCCCGTCCGACGCGTGGTCGTGGCGCACGGCGACCCCGGTGCCCGAGCGCGTGACCGAGGCGCAGGGCGTCGCCCTCGGCGACTCCGTCTACGTCTTCGGGAGCTTCGACTCCCGGAAGACCTGCTGCGTCCCCTCGCCGCGCACCTACCGCTACTCGGTGTCGAGCGGCACGTGGCGGGCGCTCGCGCCCATGCCCGACATGGGAACGCCGACCGGGACGCTGCGGGGCGGCGTCACCCACGCGGGCGTGGCCACCGACGGCCGGCGGATCTGGCTGGCCGGCGGCTACACCAGCGACAGCGCCGGCACCGGGCAGGTGTTCGGCACCGACCGCGTCTGGCAGTACGACACCGTGACGGGCACCTGGTCGGAGCCGTCGTGGCGCCTGCCGACGAAGGTCGCGGCGGGCCAGCTCGCCTACGTCGGCGGCGTGCTGCACTACTTCGGCGGCCACACCTACCAGCAGCGCGTCGACACGGCTGCCCACTGGGCGCTCGACCTGTCGGACCCGGCGGCCGGCTGGCAGCCGCGCGCTCCCATGCCGCAGGCGGTCAACCACTTCGGCTACGGCGTGATCGGCGGACGCATCTACGCGGTCGGCGGCCAGACCGGCTTCGACGACACGGCGCACGTCATGGGGACGCTGCAGGTCTACGACCCGGCCACCGACAGCTGGGAGGTGCGCGGCAGCACGCCGCTGCCGACGCCGCGCTCGCACATCGTCTCGGCCACCTTCGTCATGGACGGCCGGCTCGTCGTGGCGGGCGGCGAGCGCGCCGACGTGCACGAGCTGGTGCCGACGGCGGAGGTCTCGGCCTACGACCCGGTGACCCGGCGCTGGAGCTCGCTGCCCCCGCTGCCGGCCGGCCGGCTCTCCGGGGTGGCGGGTCCTGTCGACGGCAGCCGCTGGGTCTACGCCGGCGGGCGCTCGACCAGCACCTACCTCGCCACGGCACGCTGAGCGGCTCCGACGCGTCGCCGGGACGGCACCCCGCTCCGGACGCCGCCACGCTGCACGTGGAGCAGGAGCTCTCGGTGCTGCTGCGACGGGCGCGCGCCTACCTCGCCTCGCTGGCGGCCGAGCTGCACCCCGACCTGGAGGCCTCCGCCTACTCCACGCTGCTGCTCGTGCTGACCCGCGAGCGGGTCCGGGCGGCCGACGTCGCCGAGCACTTCAGCCTCAACAAGGGCCCGGTGAGCCGACAGGTCGCCGGGCTCGAGCGGCTGGGGCTCATCACGCGCGTCGCCGACCCGGACGACGGGCGGGCGCAGGTGCTGGTGGCGACGCCCGAGTGCCGGGCGCGGTGGGAGGAGCTGCGCGCGGACCGGGCCGCAGACGTACGCGCCGGGCTGGGTGCCTGGCCGCACCGTGACGTCGAGCGCTTCGCCGCGCTGCTCGAGCGGTTCAACGCGCTGTTGGAGTGAGGGTCGGACGGGGAATAGAGCCCACCGCGGTGGTTGCTATGAGCAACCAGTAGACCGTACGGTGAGACGCCGCCTCTGGAAGGACCACCTGTGAGCACGACCGCGACGACCGGGCCGGCGCAGCGCGTCGGCTCGTCAGGCATGACCCACCGCCAGATCCTCGAGGCCATGACCGGGCTGATGCTCAGCATGTTCGTCGCGATGCTGAGCTCGACGGTGGTGAGCAACGCGCTGCCGCGCATCCTGCACGAGCTGCACGGCGGCCAGTCGGCCTACACCTGGGTCGTCACAGCGACGCTCCTGACGACGACGGCGTCGACCCCGATCTGGGGCAAGATGGCCGACCTGGTGAGCAAGAAGCTGCTCATGCAGGTCGCGATCGTCGTCTACGCGGCCGGCTCGATCGTCGCCGGGCTCTCCGAGTCGGTGGGCATGCTCATCACCTGCCGCGCGGTGCAGGGCATCGGCGCCGGCGGCATCCTCGCGATGACGCAGGTCATCATGGCCGCGATGGTGTCGCCCCGCGAGCGCGGGCGCTACAGCGGCTACCTCGGCGCGACCTTCGCCGTCGCGACGATCGCCGGCCCGCTGATCGGCGGCGTGATCGTCGACACGTCCTGGCTCGGCTGGCGCTGGTGCTTCTACGTCGGCGTGCCGTTCGCTCTCGCCGCGCTCGTCACCCTGCAGCGCACGCTGCACCTGGTGACGGTGCGCCGTGAGGTCTCGGTCGACTACCTCGGCGCCGCGCTCATCACCGGTGGCGTCAGCGTCCTGCTGGTGTGGGTCTCGCTCGCGGGCCAGCAGTTCGACTGGCTGTCGGCCACGACGGCAGCGCTCGTCGCGGGCGGGCTCGCACTCCTCGCCCTGGCCGTCGTCGTCGAGCTGCGCGCGACCGAGCCGATCATCCCGCTGGCGATCTTCCGCGAGCGGACCGTCGCGCTCGCCACCTCGGCCGGCCTGTTCGTCGGGGTCGCGATGTACGGCGCCACGATCTTCCTGTCGCAGTACTTCCAGATCTCCCGCGGCGAGAGCCCGACCGCGAGCGGCCTGCGCACGATGCCGATGATCCTCGGACTGGCCGTCTCCTCGCTCGTCGTCGGCCGCCTGGTCTCGGGCACCGGGCGGTGGAAGCGCTACCTGGTCGCCGGCTCGGCGATCGCCACCGTCGGCTTCGCGCTGCTGGCCACGCTGTCGGCGGAGACCAGCTTCGTCCTGGTCGCGGTCTACATGGCCCTGGTCGGCATCGGGCTCGGCATGGTGATGCAGAACCTGGTGCTCTCGGTGCAGAACTCGGTCGCGGGCAGCCAGCTCGGTGCGGCCACCGCCACGGTGTCGTTCTTCCGCTCGCTCGGCGGCGCGATCGGCGTCTCGGTGCTCGGCGCGGTGCTCGGCACCCGGGTCGCCGACTCCATCGCCTCGGGCCTCGCCCACCTGGGCGTCCCGGCCTCGGCCATGGGCAGCTCGGACGGCGCGATCCCCGACGTCAGCACGCTGCCGAAGCCGGTCGCCTCGATCGTCGAGCACGCCTACGGCGACGCCGTGGGTGAGGTCTTCCTGGTCTCGACCCCGCTGGTGCTGCTCGCCCTGCTGTGCGTCCTGGCGATCCGCGAGGTGCCCCTGCGCACGCAGACGGGCACCGAGCTGGCCGAGGCCGGCGCCCAGCAGCCGCAGACCGCGGGCGTCTGAGGGAGCACGCCGTGGCCGGCAGCGTCCTCGCGGGCATCCGGGGCGACGACTCGGACCCGGTCGTGCTGCGCGCGGCGGTCGGGCTCTCTCGCCGGCTCTACCTGCCGCTGCTCGTCGCGCACGTCGTCCAAGTCCCCAGCGGCCCCGCCGCCGGGGCGGAGGCGCTGGCGCGGCTGGCCACCGACGTCGAGCTCGACCTGGTGGTGCGGCTGAGCGCCCTGCTCGACGCGTGCGCGGTGCGCTGGTCGCTGGCCGTCACGGCGGGCGACGCCTGTGCGAGGCTGCGCTCGCTCGCCGAGGAGCACGACGCCGCGGTGATCGTGGTGGGCACCCAGGGCAGCGGCCCGCGCTGCGCGCTGCGCCGGCTGGTGCACGGCTCGGTCTCTGCGCGCCTGATCCACCAACAGCCGCGTCCGGTGCTCGTGGTGCCCACGACGGGTACGCCTGCGCCCGGCGGCTCGCCCGTCGCCGACCCCTTCGGCGCACCGGCCGACTGAGCGCAGCCGGCCGAGCAGCTGAGCGCAGCCCGGCCGACGCTCTGGGCTCAGCCCAGGCAGGCCGGCCCGAGCAGCGCCTTCAGGTCGCCGAACAGCGCGGGCGACGGCGTCACGCGCAGCCCGTCGTCGATGCGCAGCACGGTCGTGCGCCCGGCGCTCTGGAGCGCCAGCTGCACCTCGGTGACCCCGGGGTGCGCCACCAGGACCTCCTTGAGCCGCTCGACCACCGGTGGGGTGCACCGCGGTGTCGGCAGGCTGATCTTGACCGGCCCGCGGCTCGACGCGTCGCTGAGGTCGGGCACGGTGAGGTCCATCGCGATGAGCTTGGCGACGTCCTCGCGCTTGTCGAGCCGGCCCTTGACGACCACCACCGCGTCCTCGGCCAGCGAGGTGGCCACGAGCTGGTAGGTCGCCGGGAAGAACAGGCACTCGATCGCCCCGTCGAGGTCCTCGATCGTCGCGATGGCCCACGGGTTGCCCTGCTTGGTGAGCTTGCGCTGCAGGCCCGAGACGAGCCCGCCGATCGTCACCACCGCGCCGTCCGGCCGGTCGTCGTCGCTCATGAGGTTGGCGATGGTCACGTCGGCGTTGGCGGCCAGCACGTGCTCGACGCCCAGCAGCGGGTGGTCGGAGACGTAGAGCCCGAGCATCTCGCGCTCGTAGGCGAGCAGCACCGCCTTGTCCCACTCGCCGACCGGCACGGGCGGCCCGCTGATGGCGGCCGGCTCGTCGTCGCCCCCGCCGCCGAAAAGGGAGTCCTGGCCGATCGCCTCGTTGCGCTTCACGTCGACGTGCAGGTCGACGTACTCCTCGTGCACGTCGAGCAGGCCGCGCCGGCTGACGCCGAGCGAGTCGAAGGCGCCGGCCTTGGCCAGCGACTCGATGACCCGCTTGTTGCAGACGACCAGCGGGACCTTCGAGAAGAAGTCCTCGAGCGAGGTGTAGAGGCCCTTCTCGACCCGGGCCGACGTGATGCCGTCGACGACGTTGGAGCCGACGTTGCGGATCGCGGTGAGCCCGAAGCGGATGTCCGAACCGCGCGGGGTGAAGTTGGAGTCGGACTCGTTGACGTCGGGCGGCAGCACCTTGATGCCCATGCGCCGGCACTCGTTGAGGTAGAGAGCCGACTTGTCCTTGTCGTCGCGCACGCTGGTGAGCAGGGCGGCCATGTACTCAGCCGGGTAGTTCGCCTTGAGGTAGGCGGTCCAGTAGGACACGAGGCCGTAGGCCGCGGAGTGCGCCTTGTTGAACGCGTAGTCGGAGAACGGGACGAGGATGTCCCACAGGGTCTTGATGGCCGCGTCGGAGAAACCGCGCTCCTTCATGCCGCTGGAGAACCCGACGTACTCCTTGTCGAGGACCTCGCGCTTCTTCTTGCCCATCGCGCGACGCAGCAGGTCTGCGCGGCCGAGCGAGTAGCCCGCCAGCTGCTGCGCGATCGCCATGACCTGCTCCTGGTAGACGATCAGCCCGTAGGTGTCGCCCAGGATCGGCGCGAGCGCCTCGGCCAGGTCGGGGTGGATCGGCTCGACCGGCTTGCGCCGGTTCTTGCGGTCGGCGTAGTCGTTGTGGGCGTTGGCGCCCATCGGGCCGGGACGGTAGAGGGCGCCGACGGCGGAGATGTCCTCGAAGTTGTCGGGCCGCATCGATCGCAGCAGCGCGCGCATCGGCCCGCCGTCGAACTGGAAGACGCCGAGGGTGTCGCCGCGACCGAGCAGCTCGTAGGTCACCGGGTCGTCGAGCTCGAGCGCGTCGAGGTCGACGGGGTCCTTGCCGTTGGCGACGATGTTGGCCAGGCAGTCGTCGATGATCGTGAGGTTGCGCAGGCCGAGGAAGTCCATCTTCAGCAGGCCGAGCGTCTCGCAGGTCGGGTAGTCGAACTGCGTGATGATCGCGCCGTCCTGCTCCCGGCGCATGATCGGGATGTGGTCCATGAGCGGCTCGCTGGACATGATCACCGCGCAGGCGTGGACGCCCCACTGGCGCTTGAGGCCCTCGAGCCCCATCGCGGTGTCGACGACCTTGGCCACCTCGGCGTCGGTGGAGTAGAGCGAGCGGAACTCCCCCGCCTCGCTGTAGCGCTTGTGCGAGCTGTCGAAGATGCTCTTGAGCGGGATGTCCTTGCCCATGACCGCGGGCGGCATCGCCTTGGTGATGCGGTCGCCCATCGAGAACGGGTGGCCGAGCACGCGCGCGGAGTCCTTGACCGCCTGCTTGGCCTTGATCGTGCCGTAGGTGACGACCTGCGAGACGCGGTCGTCGCCGTACTTCTCGGTGACGTAGGTGATGACCTCGCCGCGCCGGCGCTCGTCGAAGTCGATGTCGACGTCGGGCATGGACACGCGCTCGGGGTTGAGGAACCGCTCGAACAGCAGGCCGTGGCGCAGCGGGTCGAGGTCGGTGATGCCCATGGCGTAGGCGGCGAGAGAGCCCGCCGCCGAGCCGCGGCCCGGGCCGACGCGGATGCCCTGCCGCTTGGCCCACCCGATGAAGTCGGCGACCACGAGGAAGTAGCCCGGGAAGCCCATCTGCAGGATGACGCCGACCTCGTAGTCGGCCTGGCGGCGCACGTCGTCGGGGATGCCGCCGGGGTAGCGGCGGGCGAGCCCGCGCTCGACCTCCTTGACGAACCAGGTGTGCTCGGACTCGCCCTCGGGCACCGGGAAGCGCGGCATCAGGTTGGCGCCCTCGGTGAACTCCACCTCGCAGCGCTCGGCGATCAGCAGCGTGTTGTCGCAGGCCTCGGGGAACTCCGACCACTGCGCGCGCATCTCGGACGCGGGCTTGAGGTAGAAGTCCTGGGCGTCGAACTTGAAGCGGTTGGGGTCGGCCAGCGTCGAGCCGGACTGGACGCAGAGCAGCACCTCGTGGGCGGTGGCGTCCTCGCGCTTGGTGTAGTGCAGGTCGTTGGTGGCCACGAACGGCAGCCCGAGGTCCTTGGCCAGGCGGATCAGCTCGGCCTGGGCCCGGCGCTCGATGCCGATGCCGTGGTCCATCAGCTCGCAGAAGAAGTTCTCGGCGCCGAAGATGTCGCGCAGCTCGCCCGCCGCCTGGCGGGCCAGGTCGTACTGCCCCAGGCGCAGCCGGGTCTGGATCTCGCCCGACGGGCAGCCGGTCGTCGCGATGATGCCCTTGCCGTAGCGGCTGAGCAGCTCGCGGTCCATGCGCGGCTTGTAGTACTGCCCCTCGAGGCTGGCCAGCGACGAGAGCCGGAACAGGTTGTGCATGCCCTCGGTGGTGGCCGCGAGCATCGTCATGTGGGTGAAGGCGCCGCCGCCCGAGACGTCGTCCTCGCCGCCGCTGCCCCACCGGACCTTGACCTTGTCCTTGCGCGAGGTCGTGCCCGGCGCGAGGTAGGCCTCGGTGCCGATGATCGGCTTGACGCCGGCGGCCTTCGCCTTCTTGTAGAAGTCGTAGGCGCCGAACACGTTGCCGTGGTCGGTCATCGCCAGGGCCGGCATCTCCATCCGCGCCGCCTCGGCGAACAGGTCGTCGAGGCGGGCCGCTCCGTCGAGCATGGAGTACTCGGTGTGGACGTGGAGGTGGACGAAACCCTCGGTCTTCGGCGGCACGGGGACAGCCTAGGTGCCGCCACCGACACAGTCCGCCAACCACGCGGAGAGCTGCCGCCCGGCCGCGCGTAAGGACTCCGTAACCCCGCCGCGAGGGGCGCGGGAGCCCGCCGCCACGTACAACTGGAGGGGTGCCGCACCGTACGCCCGTCGCCCGCCCGCTGCGCGCCGCGTGGGTCGGCGTCGTCGCCGGCTGCGCCGGCCTGGCCGCCGCGGAGGTCGTCGCGGCGTTCGTCGGCGACAACGCCTCGCCGCTCGTCGCGGTCGGCGCCACCGTCGTCGACGCCACCCCGCCCTGGCTCAAGGACTGGGCGGTGCGCAACCTCGGCAGCTCCGACAAGAGCGTGCTGCTCGGCGTCGTCGCCATGGTCGTGCTGCTGCTGGCCGCCGTCGCGGGGGTGCAGGAGGTGCGGCGTCCGCGCGGCGGGGTGCCCCTCGTCGTCGTCCTGTGCGCCGCCGCCTGCCTGGCCGCGGTCAACCGCCCGGGCGCCGGGCCGTGGGTGCTGCTCCCCGCCGTTGCCGCGCTCGCGGTGGGCGGCTGGACGCTCGTCACGCTGGCCCGCCGAGCCCGCGAGCTGCCCTCCCGCGACGCGGCCCGCGCCGACGAGGCAGCGGGGAACGACCGGCGCGCGTTCCTCCGGCACACCGGCGCCGGCCTCGCCGGCGCCCTGGTCGTCGGCGGTCTCGGCCGCGCCTTCGGCTCGCAGCGGGTCGACGTGGCGGCCTCCCGCGCCGCGGTGCGCCTGCCGACACCGCTCTCCCCCGCTCCTGCCGCCCCGGTGGCCGCCGCCGCGCCCGGC harbors:
- a CDS encoding universal stress protein, which gives rise to MAGSVLAGIRGDDSDPVVLRAAVGLSRRLYLPLLVAHVVQVPSGPAAGAEALARLATDVELDLVVRLSALLDACAVRWSLAVTAGDACARLRSLAEEHDAAVIVVGTQGSGPRCALRRLVHGSVSARLIHQQPRPVLVVPTTGTPAPGGSPVADPFGAPAD
- the ybaK gene encoding Cys-tRNA(Pro) deacylase, encoding MAKRATPSAGTPATVALSAAGVDWTAHPYTHDPAAESFGTEAATALGVAPERVLKTLVADVDGALVVAVVPVSGTLDLKALASAVGGKRAAMADPALAERTTGYVVGGISPLGQRKRLRTVVDASALEHDTVLVSGGRRGLDVELSPADLVRLTGATTAPVGRP
- a CDS encoding MarR family winged helix-turn-helix transcriptional regulator, which codes for MEQELSVLLRRARAYLASLAAELHPDLEASAYSTLLLVLTRERVRAADVAEHFSLNKGPVSRQVAGLERLGLITRVADPDDGRAQVLVATPECRARWEELRADRAADVRAGLGAWPHRDVERFAALLERFNALLE
- the dnaE gene encoding DNA polymerase III subunit alpha; the protein is MPPKTEGFVHLHVHTEYSMLDGAARLDDLFAEAARMEMPALAMTDHGNVFGAYDFYKKAKAAGVKPIIGTEAYLAPGTTSRKDKVKVRWGSGGEDDVSGGGAFTHMTMLAATTEGMHNLFRLSSLASLEGQYYKPRMDRELLSRYGKGIIATTGCPSGEIQTRLRLGQYDLARQAAGELRDIFGAENFFCELMDHGIGIERRAQAELIRLAKDLGLPFVATNDLHYTKREDATAHEVLLCVQSGSTLADPNRFKFDAQDFYLKPASEMRAQWSEFPEACDNTLLIAERCEVEFTEGANLMPRFPVPEGESEHTWFVKEVERGLARRYPGGIPDDVRRQADYEVGVILQMGFPGYFLVVADFIGWAKRQGIRVGPGRGSAAGSLAAYAMGITDLDPLRHGLLFERFLNPERVSMPDVDIDFDERRRGEVITYVTEKYGDDRVSQVVTYGTIKAKQAVKDSARVLGHPFSMGDRITKAMPPAVMGKDIPLKSIFDSSHKRYSEAGEFRSLYSTDAEVAKVVDTAMGLEGLKRQWGVHACAVIMSSEPLMDHIPIMRREQDGAIITQFDYPTCETLGLLKMDFLGLRNLTIIDDCLANIVANGKDPVDLDALELDDPVTYELLGRGDTLGVFQFDGGPMRALLRSMRPDNFEDISAVGALYRPGPMGANAHNDYADRKNRRKPVEPIHPDLAEALAPILGDTYGLIVYQEQVMAIAQQLAGYSLGRADLLRRAMGKKKREVLDKEYVGFSSGMKERGFSDAAIKTLWDILVPFSDYAFNKAHSAAYGLVSYWTAYLKANYPAEYMAALLTSVRDDKDKSALYLNECRRMGIKVLPPDVNESDSNFTPRGSDIRFGLTAIRNVGSNVVDGITSARVEKGLYTSLEDFFSKVPLVVCNKRVIESLAKAGAFDSLGVSRRGLLDVHEEYVDLHVDVKRNEAIGQDSLFGGGGDDEPAAISGPPVPVGEWDKAVLLAYEREMLGLYVSDHPLLGVEHVLAANADVTIANLMSDDDRPDGAVVTIGGLVSGLQRKLTKQGNPWAIATIEDLDGAIECLFFPATYQLVATSLAEDAVVVVKGRLDKREDVAKLIAMDLTVPDLSDASSRGPVKISLPTPRCTPPVVERLKEVLVAHPGVTEVQLALQSAGRTTVLRIDDGLRVTPSPALFGDLKALLGPACLG
- a CDS encoding Kelch repeat-containing protein, which encodes MTTPATTTTRTPSSTLPRSSARRTALATAALALAAAGVLVVPQHSGAVTAEPRLEVSTSPTRSGALPLAGASLWGLVYVTVSGVAGPAQVAFRVDDTGRTRTPLRTDSAAPFDLVGSTSGAGEPARPLDAASLGTGVHVLTADVRLGTGQLSVLVARFSVGRGPVVSLVHSAGRDRAGAVAVADDVVRGPLYAFLAAAPGQSVRRVRFFVDDPHRGRTPARVEGSAPWDLGGTSTDTRFAEPVDTAALGQGVHTLTAEVTGGAGTVVTSTSFTVSGPTPSDAWSWRTATPVPERVTEAQGVALGDSVYVFGSFDSRKTCCVPSPRTYRYSVSSGTWRALAPMPDMGTPTGTLRGGVTHAGVATDGRRIWLAGGYTSDSAGTGQVFGTDRVWQYDTVTGTWSEPSWRLPTKVAAGQLAYVGGVLHYFGGHTYQQRVDTAAHWALDLSDPAAGWQPRAPMPQAVNHFGYGVIGGRIYAVGGQTGFDDTAHVMGTLQVYDPATDSWEVRGSTPLPTPRSHIVSATFVMDGRLVVAGGERADVHELVPTAEVSAYDPVTRRWSSLPPLPAGRLSGVAGPVDGSRWVYAGGRSTSTYLATAR
- a CDS encoding DUF2567 domain-containing protein, with amino-acid sequence MADATATYAHRQPRPRVALLLDAVRRGGTGGRGSSVPTALGAAAGSALVGVAAAFAWNQLAPHLEGTVAGPRAVNGTFESTGAYFGAEAWFMGITVVSGVLCALVTFAVAGTRRAGGLDGLAGLVVGGLLGSLVAWRVGYLLGPHRFSADDVGHHVRVGLDVHSHGALLLWAIAATVVQVALTVGLGVDDHESPPPDAP
- a CDS encoding MDR family MFS transporter, which codes for MTHRQILEAMTGLMLSMFVAMLSSTVVSNALPRILHELHGGQSAYTWVVTATLLTTTASTPIWGKMADLVSKKLLMQVAIVVYAAGSIVAGLSESVGMLITCRAVQGIGAGGILAMTQVIMAAMVSPRERGRYSGYLGATFAVATIAGPLIGGVIVDTSWLGWRWCFYVGVPFALAALVTLQRTLHLVTVRREVSVDYLGAALITGGVSVLLVWVSLAGQQFDWLSATTAALVAGGLALLALAVVVELRATEPIIPLAIFRERTVALATSAGLFVGVAMYGATIFLSQYFQISRGESPTASGLRTMPMILGLAVSSLVVGRLVSGTGRWKRYLVAGSAIATVGFALLATLSAETSFVLVAVYMALVGIGLGMVMQNLVLSVQNSVAGSQLGAATATVSFFRSLGGAIGVSVLGAVLGTRVADSIASGLAHLGVPASAMGSSDGAIPDVSTLPKPVASIVEHAYGDAVGEVFLVSTPLVLLALLCVLAIREVPLRTQTGTELAEAGAQQPQTAGV
- a CDS encoding LON peptidase substrate-binding domain-containing protein; protein product: MDDQAHERLPLFPLGTPLVPGSSLELHVFEPRYRRFVEHLLAAPEPRRDFGVVALRGGGEVGDDVADDLGAVHVVGCAAHLQEAVALPDGRFELSALATRRFVLHAIEPGEGEPRGPRSGARWAQGSVRWLADEPGDDADELAVPVAQLLARYVAALPGSIAGGLDLPEAGVALDAVGVSYAVARAVVLAVHERQALLEAPDAAARLRLARRLLRREHALLTGGLPSLPVSRADLAGEPLSVN